A section of the Chryseobacterium scophthalmum genome encodes:
- a CDS encoding PLDc N-terminal domain-containing protein, with protein MNLTKNQKILIGIFHFLPVFGIICYFFTFFNMFMNISNGVNDGEGGPFPAEFMQSFFMAFVIIVATSIVGLGILIFDIIHLTKSNKGDTNNKILIWILILLFSQGIGCIVYYFVEILPNKKKEIF; from the coding sequence ATGAATTTAACTAAAAATCAAAAAATACTTATTGGGATATTCCATTTTCTTCCTGTTTTTGGAATCATTTGTTACTTCTTTACATTTTTCAATATGTTTATGAATATATCAAATGGAGTAAACGATGGTGAAGGTGGTCCATTTCCGGCAGAATTTATGCAAAGCTTTTTCATGGCATTCGTGATTATTGTTGCTACAAGTATTGTTGGCTTAGGTATTTTGATTTTCGATATAATTCACTTAACAAAATCAAATAAAGGAGATACAAATAATAAAATTCTTATTTGGATACTTATACTTCTTTTTTCTCAAGGAATTGGTTGTATTGTATATTATTTTGTTGAAATTCTCCCTAATAAAAAGAAAGAAATATTTTAG
- the sufC gene encoding Fe-S cluster assembly ATPase SufC has product MLNIKNLHARIEDGAQILKGINLEIKPGEVHAIMGPNGAGKSTLSSVIAGKEDYEVTEGEILFDGENIIEDAPEERAHKGIFLSFQYPVEIPGVSVTNFIKAALNENRKANGLEEMPAKEMLAMIREKSEKLGIKKDFLSRSLNEGFSGGEKKRNEIFQMMMLNPKLAILDETDSGLDIDALRIVADGVNTFKNEGNAVLLITHYQRLLNYIQPDFVHVLANGKIIKTGDKSLALELEAKGYDWLLN; this is encoded by the coding sequence ATGTTAAACATTAAAAACTTACACGCCAGAATTGAAGATGGCGCACAGATATTAAAAGGTATCAATCTTGAAATAAAACCGGGCGAAGTTCATGCGATCATGGGACCAAACGGAGCCGGAAAATCTACTCTTTCTTCTGTAATTGCAGGAAAAGAAGATTACGAAGTTACTGAAGGTGAAATTTTATTTGATGGCGAAAACATCATCGAAGATGCTCCTGAAGAAAGAGCTCACAAAGGTATTTTCCTTTCTTTTCAGTATCCTGTAGAAATTCCTGGAGTTTCTGTGACCAATTTTATTAAAGCTGCTCTAAATGAAAACAGAAAAGCAAACGGATTAGAAGAAATGCCTGCAAAAGAAATGTTGGCAATGATTCGTGAGAAATCTGAAAAATTAGGGATTAAAAAAGATTTCCTTTCTAGATCATTGAACGAAGGTTTTTCAGGAGGTGAGAAAAAAAGAAACGAAATATTCCAGATGATGATGCTGAATCCTAAATTAGCTATTTTGGATGAGACAGATTCAGGATTAGATATCGATGCATTAAGAATCGTTGCAGACGGTGTAAACACTTTCAAAAACGAAGGAAATGCAGTTCTTTTGATTACACACTATCAAAGATTGCTTAATTATATTCAGCCTGATTTTGTACACGTTTTAGCGAACGGAAAAATCATCAAAACAGGCGACAAATCTTTAGCATTAGAATTAGAAGCAAAAGGTTACGACTGGCTACTCAATTAA
- a CDS encoding four helix bundle protein: protein MGTINNFEDLEIWQSSRNFCQSIYQNCLQNEKFLHHDKSQIDRAASSIMDNIAEGFEREGNREFVNFLTMSKGSAGEVRSQLIRAYDRQYLDSETFIKLKNESLEISKKLSGFITYLKKSTHKGNKFNRNDD, encoded by the coding sequence TTGGGGACAATAAATAATTTTGAAGATTTAGAAATTTGGCAGAGTTCTCGAAATTTCTGCCAATCAATATATCAAAATTGTCTGCAAAACGAAAAATTTCTACATCACGATAAATCTCAGATTGACAGAGCTGCTTCTTCAATAATGGATAATATTGCAGAAGGTTTTGAAAGAGAAGGGAATCGTGAATTTGTCAATTTTCTGACAATGTCTAAAGGCTCGGCTGGAGAAGTTCGTTCTCAGTTGATAAGAGCCTATGACAGACAATATTTAGACAGTGAAACATTTATAAAACTTAAAAATGAAAGTCTTGAGATTTCAAAAAAACTATCGGGATTTATTACTTATTTGAAAAAATCAACTCATAAAGGAAATAAATTTAACCGAAATGATGATTAG
- the sufD gene encoding Fe-S cluster assembly protein SufD has translation MLSEQILNNHNEFLSTLRHRFLDETRVEALGKFVKLGFPTKKDEEYKYTNIKEIIEKDYNFFPKESHNITKEQLDELHFGEENFDWIVFVNGQLHKELSKISIENAEFLSFNYALNDENHKDVFDTYFNTIAAKDLAFTNLNQAYCKYGFFLKVPKNVVIEKPIHVFYLSQNQEENTFYNTRNLLIVEEGAKVEVIESHHNFDETYVFTNSVTEIFTSPNAKADWHKLQNDNDTSYLVDHTFAKQERDSLTTVNTFSFGGKIVRNNLDFIQNGSNINSFMNGITIIGKDQLVDHHTAVHHNQPNCESYQNYKGIFKDKSHGVFNGKVFVDKIAQKTNAYQQNNNVLLSEGATIDTKPQLEIFADDVKCSHGCTVGQLNEDALFYLRARGISKKEAQALLLFAFANDAMQNIDIEPLKEKISKLLTEKLEVSIEF, from the coding sequence ATGTTATCAGAGCAAATTTTAAATAATCACAACGAATTTCTTAGTACCCTTCGTCACCGTTTTTTAGATGAAACGAGAGTTGAAGCATTAGGGAAATTTGTTAAACTTGGTTTTCCTACAAAGAAAGACGAAGAATATAAATATACCAACATTAAAGAAATCATCGAGAAAGATTATAATTTTTTCCCGAAAGAAAGCCATAACATCACCAAAGAGCAACTTGATGAGCTGCATTTTGGAGAAGAAAATTTTGACTGGATCGTTTTTGTAAACGGTCAGCTTCACAAAGAGCTTTCTAAGATTTCTATTGAAAATGCAGAGTTTTTATCATTCAATTACGCTTTGAATGACGAAAATCATAAAGATGTTTTCGATACCTATTTCAATACAATTGCAGCAAAAGATTTAGCTTTTACAAACCTGAATCAAGCTTACTGTAAATACGGTTTTTTCCTGAAAGTGCCTAAAAACGTTGTGATTGAAAAACCAATCCACGTTTTTTATCTTTCTCAAAATCAGGAAGAAAACACCTTCTACAACACAAGAAATTTATTGATTGTAGAAGAAGGAGCGAAAGTTGAAGTGATTGAAAGCCACCACAATTTTGATGAAACGTATGTTTTCACCAATTCTGTGACAGAAATTTTCACATCACCGAACGCAAAAGCAGATTGGCATAAATTGCAAAATGACAACGATACTTCTTATTTGGTAGATCATACGTTTGCAAAACAGGAAAGAGACAGTTTAACGACAGTAAATACTTTTTCTTTTGGCGGAAAAATCGTTAGAAACAATTTAGATTTCATTCAAAACGGATCGAATATCAATTCGTTTATGAACGGAATCACGATTATTGGTAAAGATCAGTTGGTAGATCACCACACTGCAGTTCACCATAATCAGCCAAACTGTGAAAGTTACCAGAATTATAAAGGTATTTTTAAAGATAAATCTCACGGAGTTTTCAACGGAAAAGTTTTTGTAGATAAAATTGCGCAGAAAACCAATGCTTATCAGCAAAATAATAACGTTCTTTTAAGTGAAGGCGCTACAATTGATACAAAACCTCAGTTGGAGATTTTTGCAGACGATGTGAAATGTTCTCACGGTTGTACCGTTGGACAGCTTAACGAAGATGCTTTATTCTATCTTAGAGCGAGAGGAATTTCTAAAAAAGAAGCTCAGGCTTTATTGTTATTTGCTTTCGCAAACGATGCAATGCAGAATATTGATATTGAACCTTTAAAAGAAAAAATCTCAAAGCTTTTGACAGAAAAACTGGAAGTTAGTATTGAGTTTTAA
- a CDS encoding DUF3078 domain-containing protein, translating to MRKILLPISIFLGMYVSAQETKVDSPATDTLKAWSIQAQNTLMLNQATFSNWVGGGANNVGWLAGVNYNLTYEKGKYLWENIIVLGYGQNNTKGVGTRKTQDVINLSTNFGKEFVKNWYLSAGASLQSQFAAGYEDGNNPEAAKLSNFMAPGFVNIGVGVTYRPNDNFTMTLRPANARMTFVLDEELQKAGTYGLKNDGDSMLFQFGFLGTAIYKMKLMENISLINTGSVFSNYIDHPERLVLSYGAVLNMKINRFISTNITVDVLYDHNQIQKTQLKQTLGVGFAYNIDNGVKRSERKDNQSWLKK from the coding sequence ATGAGAAAAATTTTATTGCCAATTTCCATATTTCTGGGAATGTATGTTTCTGCTCAGGAAACAAAAGTTGATTCACCTGCAACAGATACTTTAAAAGCATGGTCTATTCAGGCTCAAAATACATTAATGCTCAATCAGGCTACCTTTTCAAATTGGGTAGGTGGTGGAGCCAACAATGTAGGCTGGCTTGCCGGAGTAAACTATAATCTTACTTACGAAAAAGGCAAATATCTTTGGGAAAACATTATTGTTTTGGGATATGGACAAAATAATACTAAAGGAGTCGGAACACGAAAAACTCAGGATGTCATTAATCTATCAACCAATTTTGGAAAAGAGTTTGTGAAAAACTGGTATCTTTCTGCAGGTGCAAGTTTACAGTCTCAATTTGCAGCTGGTTACGAGGATGGAAATAATCCTGAAGCCGCTAAACTTTCAAATTTTATGGCTCCCGGTTTTGTGAATATTGGTGTTGGTGTTACGTATCGCCCAAATGATAATTTTACAATGACTTTAAGACCAGCCAACGCAAGAATGACTTTTGTTCTCGATGAAGAACTACAAAAAGCCGGAACTTATGGTTTGAAAAATGATGGCGATTCTATGCTGTTTCAGTTTGGTTTCTTGGGAACGGCTATTTATAAAATGAAATTAATGGAAAATATTAGTTTAATTAATACAGGTTCGGTATTTTCAAATTATATCGATCATCCGGAAAGGTTGGTGCTTTCTTATGGTGCTGTTTTAAATATGAAAATCAACAGATTTATTTCGACCAATATTACCGTTGATGTTTTGTATGATCACAATCAGATCCAGAAAACTCAGCTGAAACAAACTTTGGGAGTTGGTTTTGCCTATAATATTGATAACGGCGTGAAAAGATCTGAAAGAAAAGATAACCAATCTTGGCTGAAGAAATAA
- a CDS encoding DUF3078 domain-containing protein: MRKIFMLFFIYLSVSSFAQVIISDSAAVDTIKKPRHWSVLAKNSVMFNQAAFSNWVGGGANNVGWLASANYNLTYEKGRHLWENIIILNYGQNTTKGIGTRKTQDVLNFSTNYGRQFSKSWYVSAGASLLSQFSGGFEDGNNPEAKKISNFMAPGYVNAGLGITYRPDENLTVTLRPANGRFTFVLDKELQLAGNYGLKSDGDFFLMQLGFLGSAIYKVKLMENIEMTNTASIFSNYLDKPDHMVLSYNMLLNMKINRFISSIVTVDVMYDHNQIQKTQLKQTLGIGFAYNIDNGVKRSARKDNQWWLKK, translated from the coding sequence ATGAGAAAGATTTTCATGTTATTTTTTATTTATCTAAGTGTAAGTTCTTTTGCACAGGTAATTATCAGTGATTCTGCAGCAGTTGATACTATTAAAAAGCCAAGACATTGGTCTGTTCTTGCCAAGAATAGCGTGATGTTTAATCAGGCAGCTTTTTCTAACTGGGTTGGTGGTGGAGCCAATAATGTGGGTTGGCTTGCAAGTGCAAATTATAATCTTACCTATGAAAAAGGCCGCCATCTTTGGGAAAATATTATCATCTTAAACTATGGACAAAATACTACAAAAGGAATTGGTACCAGAAAAACACAAGATGTTCTTAATTTTTCTACAAACTACGGTAGACAGTTTTCAAAAAGCTGGTATGTTTCTGCGGGAGCGAGTTTACTTTCTCAGTTTTCAGGAGGTTTTGAAGATGGAAATAATCCAGAAGCAAAAAAAATATCAAATTTTATGGCTCCGGGTTATGTGAATGCCGGTTTAGGGATAACTTATAGACCTGACGAAAATCTCACGGTAACTTTAAGACCTGCCAACGGAAGGTTTACATTTGTCCTGGATAAAGAGCTTCAGCTTGCCGGAAATTATGGCTTAAAGTCGGATGGCGATTTTTTCCTGATGCAGCTCGGTTTTCTTGGTTCTGCAATCTATAAAGTAAAGTTGATGGAAAATATTGAAATGACCAATACAGCCTCTATATTCTCAAATTATCTTGATAAACCAGATCATATGGTGCTTTCGTACAATATGCTTTTAAATATGAAAATCAATAGGTTTATCTCTTCCATTGTTACGGTAGACGTAATGTATGATCATAATCAGATACAAAAAACGCAGCTGAAACAAACACTCGGAATAGGATTTGCGTATAATATTGATAATGGTGTAAAACGTTCGGCAAGAAAAGATAATCAATGGTGGTTAAAGAAATAA
- a CDS encoding rhomboid family intramembrane serine protease, with protein MIKNIIHKKAFIAPLLMLAAMWFGYLLQTMGFFSSCFGAIIPLLPEGLLGIITSPLLHGSIDHIIGNSIPIAVLMFLLYQFYSEVATKVFVMGWISTGLLLWLLPPIDIMTGEYNYTCTIGASGVVYVLAFFLFFSGVFKWNMKLLTISLLVVLYYGSLIWGMFPEELFNNLDEPSKISWQAHLSGALMGSAMAFIFKNSGEKKKRYIWEFPNYYSEKDDKLWQEYKENHPDDFLELPYKKNEDVWDYLEELRRK; from the coding sequence ATGATTAAAAATATAATTCACAAAAAAGCATTTATCGCTCCCTTATTGATGCTTGCTGCAATGTGGTTTGGATACCTTTTGCAGACAATGGGATTTTTCTCGAGCTGTTTCGGGGCAATTATTCCGCTTTTGCCTGAAGGTTTATTGGGAATCATAACTTCGCCTCTTTTACATGGCAGTATCGATCATATTATAGGAAACTCTATCCCGATTGCAGTACTTATGTTTTTATTGTATCAGTTTTATTCTGAAGTAGCCACCAAAGTTTTTGTAATGGGTTGGATCAGTACAGGTCTTCTTCTTTGGCTGTTGCCTCCCATCGATATTATGACAGGAGAGTATAATTACACATGCACCATTGGAGCAAGTGGTGTTGTCTATGTTTTGGCGTTTTTTCTTTTTTTCAGTGGAGTTTTTAAATGGAATATGAAGCTTTTGACGATTTCACTTCTGGTAGTTTTATATTATGGAAGCTTAATCTGGGGAATGTTTCCCGAAGAGCTTTTTAATAATCTTGACGAACCAAGTAAAATTTCTTGGCAGGCTCATTTATCCGGTGCGTTAATGGGAAGCGCAATGGCTTTTATTTTTAAAAATTCAGGAGAAAAGAAAAAAAGATATATCTGGGAATTCCCCAATTATTACAGCGAAAAAGACGATAAACTTTGGCAGGAATACAAAGAAAACCATCCTGATGATTTCCTGGAATTGCCTTATAAAAAAAATGAAGATGTTTGGGATTATTTGGAAGAATTAAGGCGAAAATAA
- the dprA gene encoding DNA-processing protein DprA: MYSEEHLYSIALRECNFIGDINFFKLVRRFGTAENIWKTSKKELSKTDGIGMKIISDIGNPEHLKFAEKELSFCEKNSIKINLRHQNDLPFLLNECDDAPAILYQKGNFETNLKTISLVGTRNITSYGKKFIEDFFEESKSYQFISVSGLALGVDKEVHEQSLKHQIPTIGVLAHGFHTFYPSKNRKLSEKIIEENGGLFTEFNSSRKPDRENFIQRNRIVAGISPATIVVETAFGGGSVSTATFANTYNRDVFALPGRIGDKYSQGCNHLIFQNKATAISTIKDLLDLLGFNDPKEKIEELFPHSKITIQLSENQELIYRNISENPHISLDDLAEKISVSSHKLLPVILELELLGKVKSFSGRQFIAM, from the coding sequence ATGTATTCTGAAGAACATCTCTACTCTATCGCTCTTCGCGAGTGTAATTTTATTGGTGATATTAATTTTTTCAAACTTGTACGCCGTTTTGGAACAGCAGAAAATATTTGGAAAACTTCTAAAAAGGAACTCAGCAAAACCGACGGAATCGGTATGAAAATCATTTCCGATATTGGAAATCCTGAACATCTTAAATTTGCCGAAAAAGAACTTTCATTTTGCGAAAAAAATTCCATAAAAATTAACTTGCGTCATCAGAATGATCTTCCTTTTTTATTAAATGAATGTGATGATGCTCCTGCAATACTTTATCAGAAAGGAAATTTTGAAACCAATTTAAAAACTATAAGTTTAGTCGGAACCAGAAATATAACGTCTTACGGAAAAAAATTCATTGAAGATTTTTTTGAAGAATCAAAATCCTATCAGTTTATTTCTGTCAGCGGTTTGGCTTTGGGTGTTGACAAAGAAGTTCATGAGCAATCTTTAAAACATCAAATTCCTACCATCGGAGTTTTAGCGCATGGTTTTCATACCTTCTACCCTTCTAAAAATAGAAAACTTTCAGAAAAAATCATTGAAGAAAACGGAGGATTGTTTACCGAATTTAATTCGTCAAGAAAGCCAGATCGTGAAAATTTTATCCAAAGAAACAGAATTGTTGCCGGAATTTCTCCTGCTACCATCGTTGTAGAAACAGCATTCGGAGGCGGATCTGTCAGTACAGCAACCTTCGCAAACACTTATAACAGAGATGTTTTTGCTCTTCCCGGAAGAATCGGTGACAAATACAGTCAAGGATGCAATCATTTAATTTTTCAAAATAAAGCGACCGCAATTTCCACCATAAAAGACTTACTCGATCTGCTCGGATTTAATGATCCTAAAGAAAAAATAGAAGAGCTTTTCCCACACAGCAAAATTACAATTCAATTATCTGAAAATCAAGAATTAATATATAGAAACATTTCAGAAAATCCACACATCTCCTTAGACGATTTAGCAGAGAAAATATCGGTGTCTTCTCACAAATTATTGCCTGTAATTTTAGAATTAGAGCTTTTGGGAAAAGTAAAATCGTTTTCCGGGAGACAATTTATAGCAATGTAA
- the gdhA gene encoding NADP-specific glutamate dehydrogenase, which yields MEQYNIDQKIQEFIAKIEAKNPNEPEFLQAVKEVAVTVIPFILTRKEYTGMKLLERMAEAERIIIFRVPWVDDKGEIQVNRGFRIQMNSAIGPYKGGIRFHPTVNLSVLKFLAFEQVFKNSLTTLPMGGGKGGSDFDPQGKSDMEVMRFCQAFMTELCKHIGPETDVPAGDIGVGAREIGYLFGQYKKVRNEFTGVLTGKGLAYGGSLIRPEATGYGVVYFAEQMLKTIGQTFKDKTVTVSGFGNVAWGVIKKVNELGGKVVTLSGPDGYIYDKDGIDGEKIDYLLELRASGNNRAEDYAKKYPSAVFHAGKRPWEVKCDVAIPSATQNELHLEDARLLVENGCVCVTEAANMPSTLDAINYFLENKVLFSPGKASNAGGVATSGLEMTQNSIRLNWTSEEVDARLKEIMIGIHKACRDYGKEEDGYVNYVKGANIAGFVKVAEAMLAQGVV from the coding sequence ATGGAACAATATAATATTGACCAGAAAATCCAGGAGTTTATTGCTAAAATTGAAGCAAAAAATCCTAACGAACCGGAATTTTTACAGGCAGTAAAAGAAGTTGCTGTAACTGTAATTCCGTTTATCTTGACCAGAAAAGAATATACCGGAATGAAGCTCCTAGAGAGAATGGCTGAAGCGGAAAGAATTATTATTTTCAGAGTTCCATGGGTTGATGACAAAGGTGAAATTCAGGTAAACAGAGGTTTCAGAATTCAGATGAACTCTGCAATCGGACCTTACAAAGGAGGAATTCGTTTCCACCCTACTGTAAACCTTTCTGTACTTAAATTCTTAGCTTTCGAGCAGGTATTCAAAAACTCTTTGACTACGCTTCCAATGGGAGGTGGAAAAGGTGGTTCAGACTTCGATCCTCAAGGAAAATCTGATATGGAAGTAATGCGTTTTTGCCAGGCTTTCATGACAGAATTATGCAAGCACATTGGTCCTGAAACTGACGTTCCTGCAGGAGATATCGGTGTTGGAGCAAGAGAAATCGGATATTTATTCGGTCAGTACAAGAAAGTAAGAAACGAGTTTACAGGAGTTCTTACCGGAAAAGGCCTTGCTTACGGTGGTTCATTGATCCGTCCTGAAGCAACTGGTTACGGTGTTGTTTACTTTGCTGAACAAATGCTGAAAACTATCGGACAAACTTTTAAAGATAAAACAGTAACTGTTTCAGGTTTCGGAAACGTAGCTTGGGGAGTTATCAAAAAAGTAAACGAACTAGGTGGTAAAGTGGTTACACTTTCAGGACCGGATGGTTATATTTACGATAAAGACGGAATCGACGGTGAAAAAATTGATTATTTGTTAGAGCTTAGAGCTTCAGGAAATAACAGAGCCGAAGATTATGCTAAAAAATATCCTTCAGCTGTATTCCACGCTGGAAAACGTCCTTGGGAAGTGAAGTGTGATGTAGCTATCCCTTCTGCAACTCAGAACGAACTTCATTTAGAAGATGCAAGATTATTGGTAGAAAACGGTTGCGTTTGTGTAACTGAAGCTGCTAATATGCCTTCTACATTAGATGCAATCAATTATTTCCTTGAGAACAAAGTATTGTTCTCTCCAGGGAAAGCTTCTAACGCAGGTGGTGTAGCTACTTCAGGATTAGAAATGACTCAAAACTCTATCAGATTAAACTGGACTTCTGAGGAAGTTGACGCAAGATTGAAAGAGATCATGATCGGAATCCACAAAGCTTGTAGAGACTACGGTAAAGAGGAAGATGGCTATGTAAACTACGTAAAAGGTGCGAACATCGCCGGATTCGTAAAAGTAGCTGAAGCAATGCTTGCTCAAGGTGTAGTATAA
- a CDS encoding iron chaperone: MKDTFTNFNEYFLLFPEEVQLKMDILRKVIHSQNPDLEECISYQMPAFKYKNKPLVYFAAYKNHIGFYPLPEAIVHFENDFIERKYKFSKGAVQFPLKEDLPLDLIEKMVQFRISEINKS; this comes from the coding sequence ATGAAAGATACATTCACAAACTTTAATGAATATTTTCTTCTCTTTCCCGAAGAAGTACAGTTGAAAATGGATATTTTAAGAAAAGTAATACACTCCCAAAATCCTGATTTGGAAGAATGTATCAGCTACCAAATGCCTGCTTTCAAATATAAAAACAAGCCTTTGGTTTATTTTGCAGCTTATAAAAATCACATTGGTTTTTATCCGCTTCCGGAAGCAATTGTACATTTTGAAAATGATTTTATTGAAAGAAAGTATAAGTTTTCTAAAGGTGCGGTGCAGTTTCCGTTAAAAGAAGATTTACCTTTGGATTTGATTGAAAAAATGGTGCAATTCAGAATCTCTGAAATAAATAAAAGTTGA
- a CDS encoding YkgJ family cysteine cluster protein, whose amino-acid sequence MNLDFYKTQALQKQKEHKKFLDGLKKKPPKNLDYVVQETHEKVFEKVDCLQCANCCKTTGPLYVEKDIERISKHLRMKQADFEAKFLRVDEDNDKVLQNLPCYFLNDDNTCSIYEVRPKACREYPHTDRKKIYQINHLMIKNTVICPAAFEFVESMRKNLNK is encoded by the coding sequence TTGAATTTAGACTTTTATAAAACCCAGGCTTTACAGAAACAGAAAGAACACAAAAAGTTTTTGGATGGTTTAAAGAAAAAACCGCCCAAAAACCTAGATTATGTTGTTCAGGAAACTCATGAGAAAGTCTTTGAGAAAGTAGACTGTCTTCAGTGTGCCAATTGCTGTAAAACAACTGGGCCGCTTTATGTCGAAAAAGATATAGAAAGAATTTCAAAGCATTTACGCATGAAACAGGCAGATTTTGAAGCTAAATTTCTGCGTGTGGATGAAGATAATGACAAAGTTTTACAAAATCTTCCGTGCTATTTTTTGAATGATGATAATACGTGTTCTATTTATGAAGTTAGACCCAAAGCATGCAGAGAATATCCTCATACAGACCGGAAAAAGATTTATCAGATCAATCATTTAATGATAAAAAATACGGTGATTTGTCCGGCTGCTTTTGAGTTTGTAGAAAGTATGAGGAAGAATTTGAATAAATAA
- a CDS encoding group III truncated hemoglobin encodes MKNLESREDIELLVNSFYDKVVKDETIGFFFKDIIKVDWDKHLPKMYSFWESILFGQMSYKGNPMAVHFPINQLEAMEKRHFERWLELWKQTIEENFTGQNASMAITKSENIANLMAYKMEMARKM; translated from the coding sequence ATGAAAAATTTAGAATCAAGAGAAGATATAGAATTATTGGTTAATTCATTTTACGATAAAGTAGTAAAAGATGAAACTATTGGTTTCTTCTTTAAAGACATCATAAAAGTAGATTGGGATAAACATTTACCAAAAATGTATTCATTCTGGGAAAGCATTCTTTTCGGACAAATGAGCTACAAAGGAAACCCGATGGCAGTACATTTTCCCATCAACCAATTGGAAGCGATGGAAAAAAGACATTTTGAAAGATGGCTTGAATTATGGAAACAAACAATTGAAGAGAATTTCACAGGTCAAAACGCTTCTATGGCCATCACAAAATCTGAAAACATTGCCAATCTGATGGCTTACAAAATGGAAATGGCGAGAAAAATGTAG
- a CDS encoding calcium:proton antiporter yields MKPKEFLQYTYIFPVLAVIYYFAGFMGQGLISDIIAGILLTGSVLSAVHHAEVVAHKVGEPYGTIILALCITIIEVALIVSLMVAGGEQAITLARDTVFAAVMIILNGIIGICVLVGGVKYFEQFFARTSATTYLVSIVSILVITLVLPNFTSSVNGPYYNNAQLVFVSIACLVIYGVFLMVQTVRHRSYFVPADGNAEEHFIPNKTQAIVSFFLLVVCLIIVVLMAKGLSKTIEDMVQSMGAPKSLVGVIIAGVVLLPEGLAAIRAARNNQFQSSLNLALGSALASIGLSIPAISAVSIMYDIPLVLGLDKKDIILLTLSVFIVMLSLSRGKTNILYGTVLLVNLAAYIFTVIVP; encoded by the coding sequence ATGAAGCCAAAAGAATTTTTACAATACACCTATATTTTTCCCGTTCTTGCTGTAATTTACTACTTCGCAGGATTCATGGGACAAGGACTTATTTCTGATATTATTGCAGGAATTTTATTAACCGGAAGTGTTTTATCTGCGGTACATCATGCAGAAGTAGTCGCTCACAAAGTTGGCGAACCTTACGGAACGATTATTTTGGCGCTTTGTATCACAATTATTGAAGTTGCGCTTATTGTTTCGCTGATGGTTGCAGGTGGAGAACAGGCAATTACTTTAGCCAGGGATACGGTTTTTGCGGCCGTAATGATTATCCTCAACGGAATTATTGGTATTTGTGTATTGGTGGGTGGTGTAAAGTATTTTGAACAGTTTTTTGCCCGAACTTCTGCTACAACATATCTTGTAAGTATTGTTTCTATTTTGGTTATTACTTTGGTTCTTCCCAATTTTACTTCAAGCGTCAATGGACCATACTATAATAATGCACAATTGGTTTTTGTTTCTATTGCCTGTCTTGTGATTTATGGAGTCTTTTTAATGGTGCAAACCGTGAGACACAGAAGTTATTTTGTACCTGCTGACGGAAATGCAGAAGAACACTTTATACCGAATAAAACACAGGCAATTGTGAGCTTTTTCTTGTTGGTTGTATGTCTGATTATTGTTGTTTTAATGGCAAAAGGTCTTTCTAAAACAATCGAAGATATGGTGCAAAGTATGGGAGCTCCAAAATCTTTAGTGGGTGTTATTATTGCAGGGGTTGTGCTTCTTCCGGAAGGTTTGGCGGCAATTCGTGCAGCGAGAAATAACCAGTTTCAGTCGAGTTTAAACTTGGCTTTAGGATCTGCTTTAGCAAGTATTGGTTTGAGTATTCCTGCGATCTCTGCGGTAAGTATCATGTACGATATTCCTTTGGTCTTGGGTCTTGATAAAAAAGATATTATTCTTCTTACCCTTTCTGTTTTTATTGTGATGCTTTCTCTAAGCAGGGGAAAAACCAATATTTTATACGGAACTGTTTTGTTAGTCAATTTAGCAGCCTATATTTTTACTGTAATCGTTCCGTAG